Proteins encoded within one genomic window of Papio anubis isolate 15944 chromosome X, Panubis1.0, whole genome shotgun sequence:
- the SMIM10 gene encoding small integral membrane protein 10 yields QLNIILKKRQPGLEARYPTSARALPILGLWGPGQDSQAKLTLGHADPVGQGGTWQGATVRWGQSPAGKGGLPPCNAARISSRPAGLPPVFPRVHPSVPRSVGQRSLMEVLGSGHYVGGGIRSMAAAALSGLAVRLSRSQGTRGSYGAFCKTLTRTLLTFFDLAWRLRKNYFYFYILASVILNVHLQVYI; encoded by the coding sequence caattaaacataattttaaagaaaagacagcCTGGGTTAGAAGCTAGGTATCCCACGTCAGCACGTGCCCTGCCCATCCTGGGGCTCTGGGGCCCGGGCCAGGACAGTCAGGCTAAACTGACTCTAGGCCACGCGGACCCCGTGGGGCAGGGCGGAACCTGGCAGGGCGCCACTGTCCGCTGGGGCCAGAGCCCTGCCGGGAAAGGAGGGCTTCCGCCTTGCAACGCAGCTCGAATCAGCAGCCGCCCAGCAGGCCTCCCGCCCGTATTTCCCCGCGTCCATCCCTCTGTCCCACGGTCGGTGGGTCAGCGGAGCCTGATGGAGGTCTTGGGCTCTGGGCACTATGTTGGAGGCGGCATCAGGTCCATGGCGGCGGCGGCCCTGTCTGGCCTGGCGGTGCGGCTGTCGCGCTCGCAGGGGACCCGCGGCTCGTACGGCGCCTTCTGCAAGACGCTCACTCGCACGCTGCTCACCTTCTTCGACCTGGCCTGGCGGCTGCGCAAGAACTACTTCTACTTCTACATCCTGGCCTCGGTGATTCTCAACGTCCACCTGCAGGTATATATTTAG